The proteins below come from a single Burkholderia contaminans genomic window:
- the otsA gene encoding alpha,alpha-trehalose-phosphate synthase (UDP-forming), whose product MSRLVVVSNRIADPRKAAAGGLAVAVKDSLQESGGVWFGWSGRLRGGDDQPAHGDEVQIQNVGGIQLATIDLDPQDYDAYYLGYSNNVLWPVFHYRLDLAQFDRRFADGYRRVNQLFARKLRTLLRPDDTIWVHDYQLIPLAAELRAMGCRNPIGFFLHIPMPPPPIMAAIPEHEWLMRSLFAYDLVGFQTESDLLHFEHYVEAEAGAARLPDGRLRAFGRTLSAGAFPIGINVDEFESLARDRDGLDMFDRMRDEYSRRQLLVGVDRLDYTKGLPQRVNAFRQLLEQYPENRNRATLIQIAAPSREDLGAYDDLRREMDSLCGAINGDYGELEWMPMRYIHRTVARKRLPGLYRASRVALVTPLRDGMNLVAKEFLAAQDAADPGVLVLSRFAGAAEQLKSALLVNPYDTQGTAQAIQRALAMPLEERRQRHAALMAIVRATDVHWWRTRFLDALTEAAEVAAATES is encoded by the coding sequence GTGAGCCGACTCGTCGTCGTATCCAATCGCATTGCAGATCCCCGTAAAGCCGCGGCCGGCGGGCTCGCCGTCGCCGTGAAGGACAGCCTGCAGGAATCCGGCGGCGTCTGGTTCGGCTGGAGCGGGAGGCTACGCGGCGGCGACGACCAGCCTGCGCACGGCGACGAAGTGCAGATCCAGAACGTCGGCGGCATCCAGCTCGCGACGATCGATCTCGACCCGCAGGATTACGACGCGTACTACCTCGGTTATTCGAACAACGTGCTGTGGCCGGTGTTTCACTACCGGCTCGATCTCGCGCAGTTCGATCGCCGCTTCGCCGACGGCTACCGGCGCGTGAACCAGCTGTTCGCGCGCAAGCTGCGCACGCTGCTGCGGCCCGACGACACCATCTGGGTCCACGACTACCAGCTGATTCCGCTCGCCGCCGAGTTGCGCGCGATGGGCTGCAGGAATCCGATCGGCTTCTTCCTGCACATTCCGATGCCGCCGCCGCCGATCATGGCCGCGATTCCGGAGCACGAATGGCTGATGCGTTCGCTGTTCGCCTACGATCTCGTCGGCTTCCAGACCGAGTCGGACCTGCTTCACTTCGAGCATTACGTCGAAGCGGAAGCCGGCGCCGCGCGGCTGCCCGACGGCCGCCTGCGCGCGTTCGGCCGCACGCTGTCGGCCGGCGCATTCCCGATCGGCATCAACGTCGACGAGTTCGAATCGCTCGCGCGCGATCGCGACGGCCTCGACATGTTCGACCGGATGCGCGACGAGTACTCGCGCCGCCAGTTGCTGGTCGGCGTCGACCGGCTCGACTACACGAAGGGGCTGCCGCAGCGCGTCAATGCATTCCGCCAGTTGCTCGAGCAATATCCGGAGAACCGCAACCGCGCGACGCTGATCCAGATCGCCGCGCCGAGCCGCGAGGATCTCGGCGCGTACGACGACCTGCGGCGCGAGATGGACAGCCTGTGCGGCGCGATCAACGGCGACTACGGCGAACTCGAATGGATGCCGATGCGCTACATTCACCGCACCGTCGCGCGCAAGCGCTTGCCGGGCCTCTACCGCGCGAGCCGCGTCGCGCTCGTCACGCCACTGCGTGACGGGATGAACCTCGTCGCGAAGGAGTTTCTCGCCGCACAGGATGCCGCCGATCCGGGCGTGCTCGTGCTGTCGCGTTTCGCCGGAGCGGCCGAGCAGCTGAAGTCGGCACTGCTCGTCAATCCGTATGACACGCAAGGCACCGCACAGGCGATCCAGCGCGCGCTCGCGATGCCGCTCGAAGAACGCCGCCAGCGTCACGCGGCATTGATGGCGATCGTGCGCGCGACCGACGTGCACTGGTGGCGCACGCGCTTTCTCGACGCGCTCACCGAGGCGGCCGAAGTCGCAGCAGCGACCGAATCCTGA